The sequence ggggtcagggcggtggggaccccccccaaaaacccgcggggggcacagggggcggggccagcaCCACTTGGGGGCGTGTCCCAACGGGGCAGGGGCGTGGCCGCGCGTGGGCGGGGCGCGGCGCGTGACCAGAGGCGCCCCGAGGGGTAAAGGGCAGGGGCGAGGTCACTGCGGGGGCGTGGCCAGGCGCCCCCCCCCACTGTCAATCAGGAGAGCGAGCGCGTGCCCCGGGTGCTGGGGGCGGAGCCGGCAGCGCGCGGGGGGCGCGGCCTCGCGTGAGGGCGGGAGCCGCGGGTGGGGTGGGGTCTGAGGGCGAAGGGCCGGGACGCGCCGCTCCCCGCCGTGCCCGCTCGGTGCCCCGCCCTCCGCGCCCTCCCCGGCCCTGCTGACCCCGCGCCCGGCGCCGCGTCTCGCCGTCGGCTGCGGCGGGCGGCCGCTCCATGGAGCTCAGGATAGAGCCCAGCAGATCCAGCTCCGCCATCTTGCGACGGGGCGATGCGTGACGTCGCGCGAGGGCCACGTCCCCGGCGTCGTGCGTCATCGCGTCGCTGACGTAAAGGGCGGGGCCTGTAGCGCGGAGGGGGCGTGGCCCAagcgctgtcccctccctccgTCCCTCCCAATGTCGCCGCCGTGTCCCTCCCCGCACACAAACACTCACTCGCATCGGGCCTTTTATTCCCGCTTCCTCGTTTTTTAATGGAACTTTGTACAAAGAGCCCACGCGGGGCGAGGGAGAGTGGGGCAtgcggggggggggcgggggagcGGTCCAGGGGcgagtggggagggggcgaggggCGTCTCTTCccccttcttccccttcccacGAACCCTGCGGGGACACCCAGACACATAAAAAcgcctgggggggacagggaggggagtTCCCCCACCCATGCCCGAGTCCCCcttttgggggtggggggagtgGAGCCCCCCCCGGTGCCCGGACCCCCGTGCGGGGGCGGTCACGACGCCAGGCCCCGCGTCTGTAAACTGTCCACCTCCTTGTTCTGCTTCAGCTCCTCCATCCTGGCTCAGGGAACACGAATTGGGAGGGGAGGGAGTGGGGATCAGGCTCTGttgaggctctgcccccacgGTGTCAGCTGTCCCCGACACCCCCCcgggtgacactgctgtccccgCGTTgccccacaatgtccccatgtcacctCGCTGTGCCCACCCCCACATCCCCTCCCCGTACCGGTGGCGGCAGCGCCGCAGGAACCTCATGATCTTCCGGGCTGCCTGGTCCTGCTTGAGGGTGAGGAAGGTGCTCCTGGAGGGAATGGAGGGGAGGGTCAGGACCCCCCTGTCCCCGGCGCCCCGAGCCCCCAGCGTCCCCCAGGGGCCCTGGCCACACCGGTGCTGGCGGAGGCTGCGGAAGCGCTGCTGGATGAGCACGGCCGCGCGCCGGCGCCGCTGGAATCGCTTCTGCTCCGCGTAGCTCCGGAACTTGCTCTGGATCAGGATGGCGGCCTGCGTCATCCGCTGGAACAGGGCGAACTgcggggggacagggggacaccgGGGTCACGGCACCCTCGGGCAGGGACCCCGACGTCACCCCGGTGTCACAGCACCCGTGTCCTGCACTGGAAGGGAGCGAACTGTGGGGACGGCGGATACAGAGGGGGGCACCTCAAATCCACCCTAAACCCCAACATCCCCAGGCAAAGCGCTGCCATGTCCATGTGCTCTGGAGCCCAGGCATCCAGAGCCCTCTAAACCATCCCAAAACAATCCCCCAACACTCCCTGTTACCTTCAGAGCAATCCAGGTCAGCTTGTGGGGCAGAGAGAAAGGGTTAGGGGGGGCCTGGAGTGCCCAGGGGGTTCCCAAAGGGGTCCACGGGGGGTTTTGGGCTCCCTAAAGCTCAGTACCTGCTTGTACTTGCGGTAGCAGCGCTGGATGACGGCggcagccagctcctgctgctccttcagcctCCGGCCCTGGGGGCAGCGAGGGGGGTCGGGGGTTCAGCCgtgccgggggtcccggggaggCCCCGGGGGTTTGGGGATGCCGGGAGCAGGGCGGGTACGCACCCGGTACTTGCGGAAAGCGCCCTGGACAAGGCGTGCGGCCTCGTAGAGCTCGTGCTGCTCCTGGTCACTGAGGGTCAGCAGGGCCACGGCCCCCCCCtcgccccgcgccccgccggaCGCGTTCAGGAACTCAGCCCAGCCCGCGGCCGAAGGGGGGGACGGCCGCTCGGGGACCCCCGGGGACCCCCGTGAGGCCACCTCGGCTCTGGGGAACACACAGGACATGGGAGGGTCAGGGGGAGAGGGCTGGCACCCCTCGAGAGGACGGGAGACACCCAGGAGGGAATCTGAGTGTCAcggggtgtccccaggaggaCACTGTGGTGTCCCAGGAGCCGGGGGATGCCCctcagcaggattttggagGATGTGGGAGACCCCCACAATGGAGACACCGGATGTCCCACGCAATGGGAACCCCAGGAGtatcccagggtgctgctggatgTGACCCCCACGGATCTGAGGGTGCCCCCGGACATCCCCCAACCCCAGGAGTACCTGTGGGGAGGCGCAGGGGGACGGTCAACACTCTCCAGGTACGTGGCCAGCCAGGCCATGGCGGCACCaagccctgctggcccagctggCCCCGGTGTCCCCGTCGTcccccctgctgctcccagcgctcccagtgtccctggtgGCCCCCCCGGTGCCTCCTGCTTGATGCGTTCAGGGGTCGCCTCGATAATCTGCCGTGCCAGTGTCACCACCTCGgcctggggatgggggacattGGCACTCTCCTGCACTaagggtgtccccagccccggctGTCCCCCACCTTTACCTGCAGGGTGTCGGAGGGTGGGGCCAGGGCATCCtcgggggggctggggggcactgCCACCCCCCAGCTCTCATCCTCGGAGGGACCAGGGGGGCCggggggcagagggacagagcccgGACCGTCCGAGAGCCCCGACGGGGACgacaggctgctggctgtgctcagccctggggacaaCGGGGACACGCAGCGGGGTTTAGACAAACCCCAGGGGGAAGGGGGAACATGCAGGGCATGGCCAGAGGACAGGGGGGATGtagaggggacacaggaggacAGACAACaagggggacatggggatgcaCAGGGAACACACAAAGAACATGGAGGGGGAACTTGGGACACAAAGAtgctgtggggacatgggggtgacAGAGGGGAAAGGCTGGAGGGGACCCTGGGGGCACACAGGAAGGGGACatggtggcagtgacagcagtcaggggcagtgaggggacagtgacagtggccACAGCAGGGTGGTGGTGACCAGGAGCCCAGGACAGGACACAATAACAACAGGACACAATGACAACAGGACACAATGACAACAGGACACAATGACAACAGGACACAGTGACAGAGGACGGGGAGGGCACGGTGTGCCAGGGCCATACCTGTGTCGGGGCTGGCAGAGAGCGGGGAGGGGATGCGCAGGCCGGGCAGGTGACAGCGCGGGGACACGGGTgacacctgcagctcctcgAGGCGGGTGACCAGGGCCAGGTGGCCGCGAGCACGCGCCAGGGCCAGCGGCAGCCGCCCCAGGGTGTCGGGGACGGCCAGCGCCCGCCGGTCCCAGCGGCACAGCCGCTCCGCCGCCTCCCGGTGCCCCAGGGCGCACGCCCACATCTGGGGACACGGAGCCACGCGtcaccagggtgtccccaaggcacCTCTTGTCCCGAGATGCCATCCCTGATGTCCCTTCATCCCTGCCCGTGGTGCTGctgcagtcccagccctgccaccgtgtccccactgccaccacgatgtccccagtgtccccttaCCAGGGGGGTGCAGGAGAAATGGTCCACGTTGAGGGGGTCgatctcctgctccagctccaggctgtcaACTGCCAGcgccctgcagggacagcaggggacacacacaggtgtcacatccccttggggacacagcctggagaGAGTCACCTCTACTCAGGCACATTGCTTGGGGGGGACACCCATCACTGACCCCATCTCCCGCCAGCCCAGGTCCCCAACCcgcccccaggtgtccccaggtgtcccccaggtgtccccaggtgtcccccaggtgtcccccaggtgtccccgcTCACCGCCAGCGCCGAAGAGCCTCCACCAGGCTGGCGTAGCCCTGGGCGGCCGCCAAGTGCAGCAGCGTCATGCCACGGAACGTCACCCCATGCGCCAGCGTCGAggtccccggtgtccccagcgACGCCCCCGGCCAGCCCGGCCGCGCCATCATGGCCTCGCAGATGGCCACCACCCGCGCCTCGAAGGACGGCCCCGGCCCCTGGCCCCAGGGAGCACGTCAGGGGACGCCAAGGCACACGGAGAGGGTGACACGGGGGTGGGAAGGAGCGCTTGGGATCCCCGGGAGGTGGCAAGGGGtagtgaggggacagggacagggaacgTCAGGACACTGGGGGGCACAGTGAGTTagtggggacatcagggaaTGTCAGAGAACAGCACCAGACCCTGGTGAACATGAAGGTGCACGATTCCAGCAGATACCAGGAATGCCAGGCAACaccacaggggacactggggacatcagagGACAGCAGCACGCAGTGGACACAGGGATCTCCAGGGGCCATGCAGTGACTCAGGTGTTGGGGGGGCCTTACCTGCTCAGGGGGGGTCTCGGAGGGGTCCCCCTGCGAGGGCGGCAGAGGTGCCGGAGGGGGCAGCGCCCCCAGACGcgtctccagctgctccaggcgcTCCAGGATGGACAGACGGAACTGGGCCTctgggagaggggggacccggcTGTGAGCGgggtgccctggcagccagaacGCCCTGACCCCAAACAGCGTCACCCACGGGGACAAGGACGGGTTTGGGGTCGCCACAATGGGACCCCAAAAGGAACCCAAGTGTCTGGGTGCCACCGCAAAGGAGCATGAGAGCTTCAGGGGGTCTCATCCCGTTCCCAGGGTGCCTTCTGGGGACAGGTTTGGGATCCCGGGACAGGTTTGGGATCCCGGGGTGGGTGTGGGACCCCTCCtcactcccactgtccccaggccagggatcccagggcaggtttgggatcCCAGTGATGTTTGGGACCCCCCCTcactcccggtgtccccaggccGGGGAtcccagggcaggtttgggatcctggggcaggtttgggacccctcctcactcccactgtccccagacCGGGAGTCCTGAGACAGGTTTGGGAACCTGGGGCGGGTGTGGGACCCTCCCTCACTCCCGCTGTCCCCTTGCCAGGGGATCCCGGGGAGGTTTGGGATCCCAGCGATGTTTGGGACCCTCCCTCACTCTCGCTGTCCCCAGaccggggggtcccggggaggTTTGGGATCCCAGTGATGTTTGGGACCCCTCCTCACTCCTGCCGTCCCCAGACCGGGGGTCCTGAGACAGGTTTGGGACCCTCCCTCACTCCCAATGTCCCCTTGCCAGGGAgtcctggggaggtttgggatcCCAGTGATGTTTGGGACCCTCCCTcactcccggtgtccccagactggggggtcctggggaggtttggggccCGGGGTGGGTGTGGGACCCCTCCTcactcccggtgtccccagaccggggggtcctggggcaggtttggggtcctggggcAGGTTTGGGACCCTCCCTCACTCCCGCTGTCCCCTTgccagggggtcctggggaggtttgggatcCCAGTGATGTTTGGGACCCCTCCTCACTCACCGTCCAGTGCCAGCCAGTCCAGCTgcgcccgcgccgccccccgcgcccggTACTCGAACGGGGCCGCGGCCGAGAGCAGCCGGGGGGGACAGGCCACGCGCAGGGCGGCCACTCCGGCCTCGTGGGCTGCGGGGGGACACGGAGCGGGGTCAGCGCCGCGGGAAGCGGGGACACAGCGGGGACCCCGTCCCAGGGACACTCACGGGGGCAGTAGCAGCGCAGGACGCCCGGCTGGACCAGCGCGGCCGGAACCGAGGTGCGGTCAAACAGGCAGGAGTAGGCACCGGGGTCCCCCCAGGGGCCTGTGATCAGCACCTTCACCCCGCCCTGGGGGGACACGAGGACATCACTGCGGGACCCCGGGGGTGGCACCAGAGGGGGGGTGAGGGGGAGGACACCCCCCAAAGCACTCACCTCAGGGTAGGACCACTCTGGGGAGAAATCGGTGATGGCCACAGGGGGGTCGCTGGGGGGGCCcgtgggagaggaggggaggtggggggtgtgggggggctCCTGCGGGTTCGGTAggacccccgtgtcccccaccagcagctccgggaaagggagggggaaggcgggctggggcaggggggcggcgCTGAGTTCACACAGCGGGTCCTGGGGAACTGCGCCctgttttccctcctcttcctcctcctcctcctcctcctcgtcctcccCCCGTTTCGGGGGCgcggccgggggcggggggggcgcgccgGGGGGGGCCTCAGCCTCGCAGCCGTAGGTCTGCCCGCGGCGGGGGCTGTTGAGGAAGCAGTCAGGGTCGAAGGcagccggcgggggcggcgcggtGGGGCAGGTCCCCTCAGGGGTCACCAGGTGCTGGCTGGGGGTCAGCCCCAGCGGCTGCTCGGGCCCCCCCGGCGCCGCCCCCCCACCCAAACTGGCCACCACCAGGAGCGGCAGCCCCGCCGCGGGGGGAAACGGGGGGGCTCGGGGCCCCTCGGCGGGGGCCGTGCCGCCCCCCAGGCCTGGCGAGGGCTGGGTGGTgtcaggggaggagggggcgggtttgggggggtctcccGGCGCGtcccccccgccgccccgctcCACTTTGGGGGAGATGATGCGGTGTTTGGTGCTGCCGCACTTGTGGCCGGGAGTGCCTGTGGGGGCAAGGGGGGGCGTtagcaggggacagggaggggtttgggggagattttggggctgCAACAGAGTTCTGGGGGGAAGTTGGGAAGGTTCCCACAGAGATTCGGGGTGTTCCAAGGGTGTTCAGGGTGACCAGAGGAATTTGGGGCTGTCCCAAGGGCTTTGGGGTGGTTCTGTATGGGTCCAAAGGATAGCTCGGGGTCCCAGGGGCTGGTCTGGGGTCCCAAGGGGTTCTGAGGGTTCCCCCGGAGGTTCAGGGTGTCGCAGACGGTTTGGGGGGATgccagggagggctcagggctcgAGGAGATCCCCAGGAAGGGTCAGGGGAGGTCCCAGGGGAATGGGAGTCCCAGTGGGGTCCCCAGTGGTTAGGGAGTCCCACTGAGCTGGAGGAGCCCCAGGAAGCCCCAGAGGGttccccagggatttggggagctcGGGGGGGTCTGTCTCACCCAGCCCCCCGGCGCAGAGGCAGGCGTGGGTGCGCGGGGGCAGCCGGGCCTGGTGCCGCTCCAGGACGTGCTgcaccagctgctccagggacagcccGGGGGGCGTCCCCCCGTTCCCACAGCCCCACTTCACCCCGTGGACTgcaggagaggggggaaaaatccctcaGCAAGGGGGTTGTGCGATGCACTGCCTATCCAGCCCCCCCAGAAGAGCCACACACACGCCCCCACCCCGCTTCAACCTGCAGCAAAGTGAAATTTCTGCAGCAGGGGGTTTGGTGTGTCCTCCCCAAGCCCTCACAACAGCCTCATGCTGCCCCACAGGAAAAGGGAGGTAAAATTCCACAGCTGGGGGGcatcctccccctccccagccgtGTAAACTTTGAGAAAGGGGACTACAGATCCATCAAAAAAGGGGATTTAGGgcgtccctccctccctccctcgcACAACCCCGCTCCACCCCACGGGTAAAACCCCACCCTGGGGCAGCCCCCCACTCACACATGGGGCGCAGCTGGgccaccagctcctcctgcgACCACTTGAGCCACTCGCGGGGgtcggcggcggcggcgcagAGCGGGGGGGCCCCGGCGCAGAGCGGGGGGCTGCAGAGCGGGGGGGCGCAGGGCCGGCCGCACTCCTCCATGGCCGGCACGTTCAGGTAGTGAACCAGGACGATGTCGGGGTTCTGGGGGGCACacaccacagctctgagcaggggctgggggtcccgggggggttcagggggtccCGGAGCCCCCCGTTACCTGCAGCAGCCAGTAGCAGCGGCGGTGGAAGGTGGGCACGATGGAGGAGTGGACGTAGCAGCCGTAGAGGCACTGAGCGGGGACAGCACGGATTGGGGGGCCCTGACACCTTGATGAAGCTTCTGGGGGTTCCCCACACCCCGTGGGAGCCTCGTACCCAAGCGTGGGGGACCCCAGGCTGCCCCCCAAACCGCCCCCCCAAGGATCCCCATCACCCCCTGGTGGTGctgacacccccaaaccccattgTGGCCGTCTCCCAACATCCCCAAACCTCCAACCAGGgagctcccagcagccccacacGCACAGCTGGGGATCCTGGACCACCcactgtgtgtccccagcacaccAAAACTGTCCCTTGAGGGCACCAAGGGCCCCCTGACCCCTCTCGAGGGTGTCCTGACACCGTGTGCATCCCCAGCcaccccctcccagctcccGCCCCCGTCTACCTGAACCAGTTTTATGGACAGGGGTGCTCTTTTTGTGGGATCAGGTGCttctgtggggagggggggctCTGTTTTGGGGCCCCCCCGCCTCCTACCTCCACCCCCTGCACCTTCAGCTTCATGTGGTCCTCGCGTGTCGTCTTCCCATCCTTGCGTTTCTTCCAGCAGTATCCGTCCTTGCGGTACTTGACCTTCTTCCGGTTGTACAGGATCACCGACCCGTTCTGCGGCCTGGACACGGGGTCAGGGGGCCCCCCGGGAGCCCCCCggggcacccccagccccctcagggcaccccccgggccccccccACCTGGTTTTTGGGGAGCACGAGAGCCACTCGTCGTGTTTCTCAAAGGTGATGAGGTACGAGGCGATCtcctgggggggacaggtggCTCGtttgtgtcccctgtccccccgtCCCCACATGCTGTGCCACCCCCTGTCCTCCTGTGATCCCCAACCCCATCCAACCCCGCTCCTGTGTGCCTTTAATGCTCCTTCCCTGCGCCCCCACATCCCCTCCCAGCGCCTCCTGAACATCCCACGTGTGTCCCACGCCCCATTCCCGTGTCCCCACATCCCACGTGTGTCCCACGCCCCATTCCCGTGTCCCCACATCCCACGTGTGTCCCACGCCCCATTCCcgtgtccccacatcccctcctGCGATCCCCTCCCACCTCGTTGGTGTTCCAGCGCAGCTGCTCCTTGGGGAGGACGGGACATTTGGGCAGACATTCCACCAGCTTCCGGGGCAGGAAAACCTTCAGGTGGCTCCTCTCTGCCGGGGGGAGGCCTCGATGTCCCCTCCGTGcatcctccctgtcccccagcgCCCCCCAAGTGCTCCCCTCCCCTTACCAGAGACCTCGGGGGGGTCCTTGCTGCTCATCTCGGGGTGTGCGCGGGGCCCTCAGGGCTCCCCTCGGGGGGCACAGGAACCTgcggggacccccaaaaacgGGTGAGGGGGTGGagaaacaggagcagggacccccaaaaacgGGTGAGGGGGTGGAGAAAGAGGAGCAGGGACCCCGTCACCATCCGCAGCACCTTCTTCTATGATACCCAGTGCCTCTACCCTATAGCCCCCACATCTCTGCCCCATCACACCCCATATCTCTGTCCTGTAACCCCACATCTCTGCTCCATCACACCCCATATCCCTGCCCCATCACACCCCACAT is a genomic window of Catharus ustulatus isolate bCatUst1 unplaced genomic scaffold, bCatUst1.pri.v2 scaffold_151_arrow_ctg1, whole genome shotgun sequence containing:
- the CAMTA2 gene encoding calmodulin-binding transcription activator 2 isoform X4, whose amino-acid sequence is MSSKDPPEVSERSHLKVFLPRKLVECLPKCPVLPKEQLRWNTNEEIASYLITFEKHDEWLSCSPKTRPQNGSVILYNRKKVKYRKDGYCWKKRKDGKTTREDHMKLKVQGVECLYGCYVHSSIVPTFHRRCYWLLQNPDIVLVHYLNVPAMEECGRPCAPPLCSPPLCAGAPPLCAAAADPREWLKWSQEELVAQLRPMFHGVKWGCGNGGTPPGLSLEQLVQHVLERHQARLPPRTHACLCAGGLGTPGHKCGSTKHRIISPKVERGGGGDAPGDPPKPAPSSPDTTQPSPGLGGGTAPAEGPRAPPFPPAAGLPLLVVASLGGGAAPGGPEQPLGLTPSQHLVTPEGTCPTAPPPPAAFDPDCFLNSPRRGQTYGCEAEAPPGAPPPPPAAPPKRGEDEEEEEEEEEEGKQGAVPQDPLCELSAAPLPQPAFPLPFPELLVGDTGVLPNPQEPPHTPHLPSSPTGPPSDPPVAITDFSPEWSYPEGGVKVLITGPWGDPGAYSCLFDRTSVPAALVQPGVLRCYCPPHEAGVAALRVACPPRLLSAAAPFEYRARGAARAQLDWLALDEAQFRLSILERLEQLETRLGALPPPAPLPPSQGDPSETPPEQGPGPSFEARVVAICEAMMARPGWPGASLGTPGTSTLAHGVTFRGMTLLHLAAAQGYASLVEALRRWRALAVDSLELEQEIDPLNVDHFSCTPLMWACALGHREAAERLCRWDRRALAVPDTLGRLPLALARARGHLALVTRLEELQVSPVSPRCHLPGLRIPSPLSASPDTGLSTASSLSSPSGLSDGPGSVPLPPGPPGPSEDESWGVAVPPSPPEDALAPPSDTLQAEVVTLARQIIEATPERIKQEAPGGPPGTLGALGAAGGTTGTPGPAGPAGLGAAMAWLATYLESVDRPPAPPHRAEVASRGSPGVPERPSPPSAAGWAEFLNASGGARGEGGAVALLTLSDQEQHELYEAARLVQGAFRKYRGRRLKEQQELAAAVIQRCYRKYKQFALFQRMTQAAILIQSKFRSYAEQKRFQRRRRAAVLIQQRFRSLRQHRSTFLTLKQDQAARKIMRFLRRCRHRMEELKQNKEVDSLQTRGLAS
- the CAMTA2 gene encoding calmodulin-binding transcription activator 2 isoform X1, with amino-acid sequence MSSKDPPEVSERSHLKVFLPRKLVECLPKCPVLPKEQLRWNTNEEIASYLITFEKHDEWLSCSPKTRPQNGSVILYNRKKVKYRKDGYCWKKRKDGKTTREDHMKLKVQGVECLYGCYVHSSIVPTFHRRCYWLLQNPDIVLVHYLNVPAMEECGRPCAPPLCSPPLCAGAPPLCAAAADPREWLKWSQEELVAQLRPMFHGVKWGCGNGGTPPGLSLEQLVQHVLERHQARLPPRTHACLCAGGLGTPGHKCGSTKHRIISPKVERGGGGDAPGDPPKPAPSSPDTTQPSPGLGGGTAPAEGPRAPPFPPAAGLPLLVVASLGGGAAPGGPEQPLGLTPSQHLVTPEGTCPTAPPPPAAFDPDCFLNSPRRGQTYGCEAEAPPGAPPPPPAAPPKRGEDEEEEEEEEEEGKQGAVPQDPLCELSAAPLPQPAFPLPFPELLVGDTGVLPNPQEPPHTPHLPSSPTGPPSDPPVAITDFSPEWSYPEGGVKVLITGPWGDPGAYSCLFDRTSVPAALVQPGVLRCYCPPHEAGVAALRVACPPRLLSAAAPFEYRARGAARAQLDWLALDEAQFRLSILERLEQLETRLGALPPPAPLPPSQGDPSETPPEQGPGPSFEARVVAICEAMMARPGWPGASLGTPGTSTLAHGVTFRGMTLLHLAAAQGYASLVEALRRWRALAVDSLELEQEIDPLNVDHFSCTPLMWACALGHREAAERLCRWDRRALAVPDTLGRLPLALARARGHLALVTRLEELQVSPVSPRCHLPGLRIPSPLSASPDTGLSTASSLSSPSGLSDGPGSVPLPPGPPGPSEDESWGVAVPPSPPEDALAPPSDTLQAEVVTLARQIIEATPERIKQEAPGGPPGTLGALGAAGGTTGTPGPAGPAGLGAAMAWLATYLESVDRPPAPPHRAEVASRGSPGVPERPSPPSAAGWAEFLNASGGARGEGGAVALLTLSDQEQHELYEAARLVQGAFRKYRGRRLKEQQELAAAVIQRCYRKYKQLTWIALKFALFQRMTQAAILIQSKFRSYAEQKRFQRRRRAAVLIQQRFRSLRQHRCGQGPWGTLGARGAGDRGVLTLPSIPSRSTFLTLKQDQAARKIMRFLRRCRHRMEELKQNKEVDSLQTRGLAS
- the CAMTA2 gene encoding calmodulin-binding transcription activator 2 isoform X3; the encoded protein is MSSKDPPEVSERSHLKVFLPRKLVECLPKCPVLPKEQLRWNTNEEIASYLITFEKHDEWLSCSPKTRPQNGSVILYNRKKVKYRKDGYCWKKRKDGKTTREDHMKLKVQGVECLYGCYVHSSIVPTFHRRCYWLLQNPDIVLVHYLNVPAMEECGRPCAPPLCSPPLCAGAPPLCAAAADPREWLKWSQEELVAQLRPMFHGVKWGCGNGGTPPGLSLEQLVQHVLERHQARLPPRTHACLCAGGLGTPGHKCGSTKHRIISPKVERGGGGDAPGDPPKPAPSSPDTTQPSPGLGGGTAPAEGPRAPPFPPAAGLPLLVVASLGGGAAPGGPEQPLGLTPSQHLVTPEGTCPTAPPPPAAFDPDCFLNSPRRGQTYGCEAEAPPGAPPPPPAAPPKRGEDEEEEEEEEEEGKQGAVPQDPLCELSAAPLPQPAFPLPFPELLVGDTGVLPNPQEPPHTPHLPSSPTGPPSDPPVAITDFSPEWSYPEGGVKVLITGPWGDPGAYSCLFDRTSVPAALVQPGVLRCYCPPHEAGVAALRVACPPRLLSAAAPFEYRARGAARAQLDWLALDEAQFRLSILERLEQLETRLGALPPPAPLPPSQGDPSETPPEQGPGPSFEARVVAICEAMMARPGWPGASLGTPGTSTLAHGVTFRGMTLLHLAAAQGYASLVEALRRWRALAVDSLELEQEIDPLNVDHFSCTPLMWACALGHREAAERLCRWDRRALAVPDTLGRLPLALARARGHLALVTRLEELQVSPVSPRCHLPGLRIPSPLSASPDTGLSTASSLSSPSGLSDGPGSVPLPPGPPGPSEDESWGVAVPPSPPEDALAPPSDTLQAEVVTLARQIIEATPERIKQEAPGGPPGTLGALGAAGGTTGTPGPAGPAGLGAAMAWLATYLESVDRPPAPPHRAEVASRGSPGVPERPSPPSAAGWAEFLNASGGARGEGGAVALLTLSDQEQHELYEAARLVQGAFRKYRGRRLKEQQELAAAVIQRCYRKYKQLTWIALKFALFQRMTQAAILIQSKFRSYAEQKRFQRRRRAAVLIQQRFRSLRQHRSTFLTLKQDQAARKIMRFLRRCRHRMEELKQNKEVDSLQTRGLAS
- the CAMTA2 gene encoding calmodulin-binding transcription activator 2 isoform X2, translating into MSSKDPPEVSERSHLKVFLPRKLVECLPKCPVLPKEQLRWNTNEEIASYLITFEKHDEWLSCSPKTRPQNGSVILYNRKKVKYRKDGYCWKKRKDGKTTREDHMKLKVQGVECLYGCYVHSSIVPTFHRRCYWLLQNPDIVLVHYLNVPAMEECGRPCAPPLCSPPLCAGAPPLCAAAADPREWLKWSQEELVAQLRPMFHGVKWGCGNGGTPPGLSLEQLVQHVLERHQARLPPRTHACLCAGGLGTPGHKCGSTKHRIISPKVERGGGGDAPGDPPKPAPSSPDTTQPSPGLGGGTAPAEGPRAPPFPPAAGLPLLVVASLGGGAAPGGPEQPLGLTPSQHLVTPEGTCPTAPPPPAAFDPDCFLNSPRRGQTYGCEAEAPPGAPPPPPAAPPKRGEDEEEEEEEEEEGKQGAVPQDPLCELSAAPLPQPAFPLPFPELLVGDTGVLPNPQEPPHTPHLPSSPTGPPSDPPVAITDFSPEWSYPEGGVKVLITGPWGDPGAYSCLFDRTSVPAALVQPGVLRCYCPPHEAGVAALRVACPPRLLSAAAPFEYRARGAARAQLDWLALDEAQFRLSILERLEQLETRLGALPPPAPLPPSQGDPSETPPEQGPGPSFEARVVAICEAMMARPGWPGASLGTPGTSTLAHGVTFRGMTLLHLAAAQGYASLVEALRRWRALAVDSLELEQEIDPLNVDHFSCTPLMWACALGHREAAERLCRWDRRALAVPDTLGRLPLALARARGHLALVTRLEELQVSPVSPRCHLPGLRIPSPLSASPDTGLSTASSLSSPSGLSDGPGSVPLPPGPPGPSEDESWGVAVPPSPPEDALAPPSDTLQAEVVTLARQIIEATPERIKQEAPGGPPGTLGALGAAGGTTGTPGPAGPAGLGAAMAWLATYLESVDRPPAPPHRAEVASRGSPGVPERPSPPSAAGWAEFLNASGGARGEGGAVALLTLSDQEQHELYEAARLVQGAFRKYRGRRLKEQQELAAAVIQRCYRKYKQFALFQRMTQAAILIQSKFRSYAEQKRFQRRRRAAVLIQQRFRSLRQHRCGQGPWGTLGARGAGDRGVLTLPSIPSRSTFLTLKQDQAARKIMRFLRRCRHRMEELKQNKEVDSLQTRGLAS